AGTTTGTTTGGGAAAGGTTAACACAATTCGCTTTTTAATCATACTTTTCACCTCCTATTCCATTTCCTGCTATTCCATTTCCTGTAACTGTTCAGGATATAGCCACAGAGTCACAGAGAACACAGAGGGAATATATAACTACGAATGAACACAAATACAAAAAAATTGTAGTACGAGGCTTTAGCCTCGCTTCTGGCAAGCCAAAAGGCGAACCTAAAGATTCGCACTACATTTATGGGATGTCAGAGGTTAATTCGTGTGCATTTGTGGTTAATTTCCTTAATTCTCTGTGAACTCTGTGCCTCTGTGGCTGAACGGTTACGATTTCTCCTATTTTTTACTTTCTCCTCCGTTTTATCCATACTAATCCGTGTTAATCAGTGGCTGAATAGTTACTAAAACTTATGAATTTATCTGGGTAAATAATCGCTATTTCTTTTAATAACGCTTTTTAAAGTAGCTATCTTTAATCTTAAATCCGAACTATCTATCTGGTGATTAGCTATCATCTTTTTTACTTCACTAATAGCATCTTCGATTAAACTAACTGGCATAAAATTACAAACCAGGCAATAAAAATTTATTGAGTAACCATCATCATAATTATCTAATAGATATTTTAAGAGTGAGTGTTTTCCCTTTTGTTCTTTAAGCATAAATTCTATCCCAATCTCTTTAATTCTATCCAGATTAGGTCTTCTTAGTTTATGAAACCTTTGACCTGGTAATGGTAATAATCTTTCACAGGGATATTCTTCACAATCAGCACAGGTTACAAGATACTTTTGTAGAACGCAACATTGAAATATTCCACACCAGGTATTCGTCTCAATCAATTTACAACCGGGGCATTTATTCCTATCTTTAGTGTGAAATCTTGGGCAAAGATAACAATCTAATCCACAGGCACCAATAAGTTTTTGTTCTTCTCTATCCATAATTATCGCCTTTGCATCAAGTTAATAGGGACGCAGATTTGCGCAGATTATCAGGATAATAAAAACTAAATAATCTGCGAATATCTTTATAAAATCTGGAGTTATGCCTTTTGTTTAACTTTGGGATTATGTCCGAAATTAAATAATTGTGCAAGTTCAATCTATCGCTTTAAGATAATTTAGAAGTTGTACCTCAAGTTCATCAGCAAGGCATTTTATGATTCTTGGTCAAATTTTATGTTTAAAATCTTAAAAATCTGCGTTCATCTGCGTCCAACAAAAAGGAAATTCCTATACGATTAAATCTTACGGCTGATACCCGAATGCTGACAGTTGTAGCTGTTTATTCAGATAAATAACTACTACGCCATTGAAAAAACCAGTGACTAACGAAGACAAAAGGAATAGAGGCACAAGATAAAAACAACCCGAATGTTTGATTAAAATAAAATAGGCAACGACAATTTGAGTTAAATTATTAGCCACAGCACCAATAATACTTATCCCAATGAAACTAAATATCTTTTTACCGACCTTGTAAAATATCGCCATCACTATGGCTGAAATCACTCCACCGCTAAATCCTAAAATAAACGCTGGAGAAAATAAACTGCCTCTTAACAAACTGCTTAAAACACTTCGTAGTCCTGCTACAACCACGCCTCCTTTGATGCCAAATAAGATTATGGCGATTAAAGTTACGATATTAGCTAATCCAATCCTTAGCCAGGGGAACATCGGTGGCAGGTAGGTATTTTCTAAAGTATTTAATACCGTAGCCAATGAGACTAAAACGGCTATTTGGGCTAATTTTTTGGTTCTGGATATAAGGTATAGTTGTTCGTTGTTCAATCTCTTCATTCTTCACTCCTTAGTTGTAACCGTTCAG
This sequence is a window from bacterium. Protein-coding genes within it:
- a CDS encoding DUF3795 domain-containing protein — translated: MDREEQKLIGACGLDCYLCPRFHTKDRNKCPGCKLIETNTWCGIFQCCVLQKYLVTCADCEEYPCERLLPLPGQRFHKLRRPNLDRIKEIGIEFMLKEQKGKHSLLKYLLDNYDDGYSINFYCLVCNFMPVSLIEDAISEVKKMIANHQIDSSDLRLKIATLKSVIKRNSDYLPR
- a CDS encoding Gx transporter family protein, yielding MKRLNNEQLYLISRTKKLAQIAVLVSLATVLNTLENTYLPPMFPWLRIGLANIVTLIAIILFGIKGGVVVAGLRSVLSSLLRGSLFSPAFILGFSGGVISAIVMAIFYKVGKKIFSFIGISIIGAVANNLTQIVVAYFILIKHSGCFYLVPLFLLSSLVTGFFNGVVVIYLNKQLQLSAFGYQP